A genomic region of Nostoc sp. UHCC 0702 contains the following coding sequences:
- a CDS encoding class I SAM-dependent methyltransferase has translation MNNKIKPDWAGETLLSNFVNLLIQTKPVYKLMKNQARQVLIKTAEKNGVPWRKNFEALEASGAKQLLAEVTNPDVVYPDYYKVPFHAYSEGNLCWEAAFETESATYAMALRVWPQEKLTWEAAHARLRGSFHQVLATYGPEQVRDILDIGCSVGVSSLALHRYYQQKQGYPVRTVGLDLSPYMLAVAQTRDVNHEISQWLHAKAEDTGLPDNSFDLVTLQFVTHELPDYASKAIFAEAKRLLRPGGVIALVDNNPRSQIIQNLPPVLFTLMKSTEPWSDNYYTFDIEATLQAVGFTQTITVASDPRHRTIVSRS, from the coding sequence ATGAACAACAAGATTAAGCCAGATTGGGCTGGTGAAACTCTACTCTCCAATTTTGTTAATCTCCTCATCCAGACCAAACCTGTGTATAAGTTGATGAAAAACCAGGCTAGGCAAGTATTGATTAAAACGGCTGAGAAGAACGGTGTTCCTTGGCGCAAAAACTTTGAGGCTCTCGAAGCATCAGGAGCAAAACAACTGCTGGCTGAAGTTACTAATCCCGACGTTGTTTATCCAGACTACTACAAAGTACCCTTTCATGCCTACTCCGAAGGCAACCTCTGCTGGGAAGCTGCTTTTGAAACAGAGTCAGCTACCTATGCGATGGCGTTGCGGGTCTGGCCTCAAGAAAAACTTACTTGGGAAGCCGCTCATGCAAGGCTTAGAGGTAGCTTTCATCAAGTTCTAGCGACCTATGGCCCTGAGCAGGTAAGAGATATTTTAGACATTGGTTGCTCGGTAGGTGTTTCTAGCTTGGCACTGCACCGCTACTACCAGCAAAAGCAAGGGTATCCAGTTCGCACTGTTGGTTTAGATTTGTCACCTTATATGCTCGCTGTTGCTCAAACTAGGGATGTCAATCATGAAATATCCCAGTGGCTCCACGCTAAAGCAGAAGACACAGGACTACCAGATAATTCTTTTGATTTAGTGACCCTGCAATTTGTGACTCATGAGCTTCCAGACTATGCCAGCAAAGCAATTTTTGCTGAAGCCAAAAGACTGTTGCGACCAGGTGGTGTCATAGCATTAGTAGACAACAATCCGCGATCGCAAATCATCCAAAACTTACCCCCCGTTCTCTTCACTTTAATGAAAAGTACGGAACCTTGGAGCGATAACTATTACACATTCGATATTGAAGCCACATTGCAAGCAGTGGGTTTCACACAAACTATTACAGTTGCCAGCGACCCCCGTCACCGCACCATTGTTAGTAGGAGTTAG
- a CDS encoding helix-turn-helix transcriptional regulator codes for MAGGESQTPVSLSDRELQIIDLVAAGLTNQEIAAKLEISKRTVDNHISNILTKTQTENRVALVRWALQWGKVCLNDVNCCSLPNQND; via the coding sequence ATGGCTGGTGGCGAGTCTCAGACCCCTGTTAGTCTGTCAGACAGAGAACTGCAAATTATCGACTTAGTGGCCGCTGGCTTAACTAACCAAGAAATTGCAGCAAAACTGGAAATTAGCAAGCGAACAGTTGATAACCATATCAGCAATATTCTCACTAAAACCCAGACGGAAAACCGAGTGGCTCTAGTCCGCTGGGCTTTACAGTGGGGCAAAGTCTGCTTGAATGATGTCAATTGTTGTTCACTGCCCAACCAGAACGATTAG
- the sfsA gene encoding DNA/RNA nuclease SfsA — translation MTDWLYRYPPLYPGILLKRYKRFFADVQLASGEVVTAHCPNTGPMTGVSTLGSAVQLSKSDSAKRKLAYTLELIQVHDNEPTWVGINTVLPNRIVKLALATHLFPELGDYSQIKSEVVYGLDKKSRVDFLLTGSDEQRPIYLEVKNTTLAQGTLALFPDTETTRGQKHLRELMALLPLTRAVMLYFINRSDCTAFAPGDTTDPIYGKLLRDAIALGLEVLPCRFDVSPEGIRYLGLAKLKI, via the coding sequence ATGACTGATTGGCTTTACCGCTACCCACCTCTGTATCCTGGTATTCTGCTGAAGCGCTACAAGCGCTTTTTTGCCGATGTTCAACTTGCTTCTGGCGAAGTAGTGACAGCACATTGTCCGAATACAGGGCCCATGACTGGAGTCTCAACTCTTGGTAGTGCGGTGCAGCTTTCCAAAAGCGATAGTGCTAAGAGGAAGTTGGCTTACACCTTGGAATTGATTCAGGTACACGACAATGAGCCGACTTGGGTAGGTATTAATACTGTTTTGCCCAATCGAATAGTGAAGCTAGCTTTAGCAACACATCTTTTCCCAGAATTGGGTGATTATAGTCAAATTAAAAGCGAGGTGGTTTATGGGCTAGATAAAAAAAGTCGAGTGGATTTTTTATTGACAGGAAGTGATGAGCAACGCCCGATTTATTTAGAAGTAAAAAATACAACTTTGGCGCAGGGAACTTTGGCATTATTTCCCGATACGGAAACTACCAGGGGACAAAAACACTTGCGGGAACTAATGGCGCTGCTACCCTTAACTCGTGCAGTGATGCTTTACTTTATCAATCGCAGTGATTGTACGGCATTTGCCCCTGGTGATACTACTGACCCTATATATGGTAAATTATTGCGGGATGCGATCGCTCTTGGTTTAGAAGTGTTACCTTGCCGATTTGACGTTTCACCAGAAGGCATCCGTTATTTGGGTTTAGCAAAGCTGAAAATTTGA
- a CDS encoding glycosyltransferase, translating into MRKLYFLLPGTDGKFACGGLWAELKTMHLAQQVCSADVVTYRQRETGKRFIDDLLQEDNLDDAILVISWGFDIAQLVTKLKSYNVVYHAHSAGYNFQLPASIPIITVSRNTMGYWGQKSPNSLIYYLPNQISNEFKNLHIERDIDVLVQSRKSSEYLMKELIPALQQQCQVCVVDSYIEDLPGLFNRAKIYLYDSAEYWAQQRVSEGFGLQPMEALACGCQVFSSINGGLSDYLDPGFNSYKIAAYSKEYDVQRILKVLKSSVSLALPEQFFAEYRTENIIQRFTVILDELNDFFDHKAHHKPNIKSLSRARLTKLLSQRLYSKLKKKYFQSVLR; encoded by the coding sequence ATGAGAAAACTTTACTTTTTACTACCTGGAACCGATGGTAAATTTGCCTGTGGCGGTCTTTGGGCAGAGTTAAAAACAATGCATCTCGCTCAGCAGGTTTGTAGTGCTGATGTTGTAACTTATCGTCAGCGGGAAACAGGGAAGCGATTCATAGATGATCTGCTCCAAGAAGACAATTTAGATGATGCAATTTTGGTGATTAGCTGGGGATTTGATATCGCTCAACTAGTTACCAAACTCAAATCCTACAATGTTGTTTATCATGCTCACAGTGCAGGTTACAACTTCCAACTTCCTGCCAGTATCCCAATCATCACTGTTAGTCGCAATACAATGGGTTATTGGGGGCAAAAGTCTCCTAATTCACTGATTTATTATTTGCCTAATCAAATTAGTAACGAATTTAAAAATCTACATATTGAACGAGATATTGATGTTTTAGTACAATCTCGCAAGTCTTCTGAATATTTAATGAAAGAATTGATTCCAGCATTACAACAGCAATGTCAAGTATGCGTCGTTGATTCCTATATAGAAGATTTACCGGGACTATTTAATCGAGCTAAAATTTACCTCTATGATTCCGCTGAATATTGGGCACAACAGCGTGTAAGTGAAGGATTTGGGCTGCAACCTATGGAAGCTCTCGCTTGTGGTTGTCAGGTTTTTTCTAGTATTAATGGTGGACTTTCGGATTACTTAGATCCGGGATTTAATTCTTATAAAATTGCTGCATATTCAAAAGAGTATGATGTCCAACGTATCCTGAAGGTACTTAAATCTTCAGTTTCGCTAGCTTTGCCCGAACAGTTTTTTGCAGAGTATCGAACTGAAAATATTATTCAGCGATTTACTGTGATTTTAGATGAGTTGAACGATTTTTTTGACCACAAAGCACATCACAAACCTAATATCAAGAGTTTGTCAAGAGCGCGTCTGACAAAATTACTCAGCCAAAGGCTATACAGTAAGTTGAAGAAGAAATATTTTCAGAGTGTGTTGCGGTAA
- a CDS encoding 2OG-Fe dioxygenase family protein: MQKVWEATELEYAFLFTLRKVNSINTEGFKTFFNHLPVDPYIKGNYRSRRLSRFIVSGDRSLKLPHGYLFQSKEYNPLLGDVKREFAELDDALIELDIFKKLVMAFTDSCKLHPEAEIGVHQIRTTCSPDNMGNPAPEGIHQDGTDFIGIFSVTRENIQGGETHLYTGKKEKPVFSKILNPGELLLVNDHDFFHFTTPIKPQTDDQGIRDVFVLTSPSLLTEA, translated from the coding sequence ATGCAAAAAGTATGGGAAGCAACGGAATTAGAATATGCCTTTTTGTTTACTCTGAGAAAGGTAAATTCAATCAATACAGAAGGTTTCAAGACGTTTTTTAACCACTTACCTGTTGATCCTTATATCAAAGGCAACTATCGCTCAAGAAGATTATCTCGGTTTATAGTTTCTGGCGATCGCTCCCTTAAACTACCTCATGGATACCTATTTCAAAGCAAAGAATACAATCCATTATTGGGAGACGTAAAAAGAGAGTTTGCAGAATTAGATGATGCACTCATAGAACTTGATATCTTTAAAAAATTAGTCATGGCATTTACTGATTCCTGTAAACTACACCCAGAAGCAGAAATAGGAGTGCATCAAATCAGAACTACCTGTTCACCAGATAATATGGGGAATCCAGCACCTGAAGGTATCCATCAAGATGGGACTGACTTTATAGGGATATTCTCTGTTACTAGAGAAAATATTCAAGGTGGAGAAACACATTTATATACTGGTAAAAAAGAGAAACCTGTGTTTAGTAAAATTCTCAATCCTGGAGAACTATTATTAGTGAATGATCATGATTTTTTCCACTTTACTACTCCTATAAAACCGCAGACTGATGATCAAGGAATCAGGGATGTTTTTGTTCTCACTTCTCCCAGTTTGCTGACTGAAGCGTAA
- a CDS encoding glycosyltransferase family 39 protein: protein MQEGSFIWGHLEKQHRAVDKWIDLVWLVVLLLAAVLLFSINLGGLPLLDWDEGTVAQVAREIWSAPGGSMRWLYPTLGGEPYQSKPPLMHLLIAWTYALGGVNEWTVRLPGAVLTSFSVPLLYCIGREIFRQRWAAIYSALIYLTMLPVVRHGRLAILDGAVATFLMVMMLCVLRSRRDLRYCLGIGIGCGLICLTQGLFGVFLGAIAIVFLFWDTPRLLTSYYLWTGILIGILPAACWYGLQLMHYGYTFVQIGLVNPSLNRMATLVQRNSEPPWYYVIELFKWTWPWLVFLPQTARLVWENRNLSWAKLLLAWCCVYLLIISLMGAKLPWYIFPIYPSLALALGAQLAETENLPILSSYPRAWIAGFSILAVVASANSIYFSWGTTPKTDLQLIFAAAALTMTLAAILAERGDGQFLKILFWGSYISLLLLMKSNYWVWELWQAYPVKPVAAMIAQANPAVKKIYTSFPYHRPSLDFYSDRTIIPASIGELQYYWHYNGQPYFLLNASAFNDLKLESMKLVGEAQGWKLITKEINRL from the coding sequence ATGCAAGAAGGAAGCTTTATTTGGGGTCATCTAGAAAAACAGCATCGCGCAGTTGACAAATGGATTGATTTGGTATGGCTAGTAGTGCTGCTGTTGGCAGCAGTGTTACTGTTTAGCATCAATCTGGGGGGATTACCGCTCTTAGATTGGGATGAAGGTACTGTGGCACAGGTTGCGCGAGAAATTTGGAGTGCCCCAGGAGGTTCAATGCGTTGGCTTTATCCAACGTTAGGAGGAGAACCGTATCAAAGCAAACCTCCCCTGATGCATTTGCTAATTGCTTGGACTTATGCTTTGGGAGGCGTGAATGAGTGGACAGTACGCTTACCGGGAGCAGTTTTAACATCATTTTCCGTACCTTTGCTGTATTGCATTGGTCGAGAGATATTTCGCCAACGTTGGGCAGCGATTTATAGCGCTTTGATTTACCTGACAATGTTGCCAGTGGTGCGGCATGGTAGGTTAGCCATATTGGATGGCGCAGTGGCAACTTTTTTGATGGTGATGATGTTGTGCGTGCTGCGATCGCGCCGTGATTTACGTTATTGTCTCGGTATTGGCATCGGTTGTGGATTGATTTGCCTGACTCAAGGCTTGTTTGGCGTATTCCTAGGTGCGATCGCCATCGTATTTTTGTTTTGGGATACACCCAGATTGCTGACTAGTTACTATCTCTGGACAGGAATCTTAATTGGCATTTTGCCTGCGGCTTGTTGGTATGGGCTGCAACTGATGCACTATGGTTACACTTTTGTGCAAATTGGACTGGTTAATCCCTCCCTCAACCGCATGGCTACATTAGTCCAGAGGAATTCTGAACCACCTTGGTACTACGTGATCGAACTTTTCAAGTGGACATGGCCCTGGTTAGTGTTTTTACCACAAACTGCACGATTGGTCTGGGAAAATCGCAATCTTAGCTGGGCAAAACTCCTACTGGCGTGGTGTTGTGTTTATCTGCTGATTATTTCCTTGATGGGCGCTAAACTTCCCTGGTACATATTCCCGATTTACCCTAGTTTAGCCTTAGCTCTTGGTGCCCAATTAGCTGAGACGGAAAACTTACCTATACTTTCATCGTATCCCCGTGCTTGGATAGCTGGTTTTTCCATACTTGCCGTGGTGGCTTCCGCTAATAGCATTTACTTTAGTTGGGGTACTACACCGAAAACTGACTTACAGTTGATTTTTGCCGCCGCAGCTTTAACCATGACTTTGGCAGCTATTTTGGCAGAACGAGGGGACGGACAATTTCTGAAGATTTTGTTTTGGGGAAGTTACATTTCGCTGCTGCTATTGATGAAATCCAACTACTGGGTTTGGGAATTATGGCAAGCTTATCCAGTCAAACCAGTGGCGGCTATGATAGCACAGGCAAATCCAGCCGTGAAGAAGATTTACACATCTTTTCCCTATCATCGTCCCTCCCTAGATTTTTATAGCGATCGCACCATCATTCCCGCTTCTATCGGTGAACTGCAATATTATTGGCACTACAACGGTCAACCATACTTCTTATTGAATGCATCCGCTTTCAACGACCTGAAACTCGAATCCATGAAGCTAGTTGGCGAAGCCCAAGGTTGGAAACTGATCACAAAAGAGATTAATCGGCTGTAG
- a CDS encoding WecB/TagA/CpsF family glycosyltransferase: MKDISNLHKFDVVTILNTKFHKLTVNQLIMYIVEVAKINKKTIIGNVNVRAMNFAYELPWFRDFINKSDIVFCDGFGVLLAAKLYGYSVRREYRMTAPDYIEDLAKACQDNHLSLFLLAGKPGVVDKAITKLLAIAPNLRIEGHHGYFEKSGIENDAVIQKINEFKPDLLYVGFGMPLQERWILDNMSQINTKVFLPLGACLDFYTGSVYRGPRWMTDRGLEWISRLFTEPQRLWQRYLVGNFLFFYRIMLYYWSDRVRRR; the protein is encoded by the coding sequence ATGAAAGACATATCAAATTTACATAAATTTGATGTTGTGACGATACTCAACACCAAGTTTCACAAATTGACTGTAAATCAGTTAATAATGTACATAGTCGAAGTTGCAAAAATCAATAAAAAAACTATCATCGGCAATGTCAACGTTAGAGCAATGAACTTTGCTTACGAATTACCTTGGTTTCGAGACTTTATAAACAAGTCGGATATAGTTTTTTGCGATGGATTTGGTGTCTTGCTTGCAGCAAAGCTTTATGGGTACTCAGTGCGTCGCGAATATCGCATGACTGCTCCAGATTATATAGAAGACCTGGCTAAAGCCTGCCAGGATAATCATCTTTCTCTATTCTTGTTAGCGGGTAAGCCTGGTGTTGTAGACAAAGCTATAACTAAATTGCTTGCAATTGCACCAAATTTGAGAATAGAAGGGCATCATGGTTACTTTGAAAAATCTGGTATAGAAAATGATGCTGTAATTCAAAAAATTAACGAATTTAAACCAGATTTATTGTACGTTGGTTTTGGAATGCCACTTCAGGAACGGTGGATTCTGGATAACATGAGCCAAATCAATACTAAGGTATTTTTACCTTTAGGAGCGTGTCTAGATTTTTATACTGGTAGCGTTTACAGAGGCCCTCGTTGGATGACTGATAGAGGTCTAGAGTGGATATCAAGATTGTTTACTGAGCCTCAAAGACTTTGGCAGCGCTATTTAGTTGGTAATTTTCTATTTTTCTATCGAATTATGCTCTACTATTGGAGTGATCGAGTCCGCAGACGGTAG
- a CDS encoding SBBP repeat-containing protein: protein MILLKQRFTQLHKQRTRLHQGTIILPKQLRALLKPSIFSSVAVVFSLVAPVFTIPLNSNASTSKAPIQNQLNAADKAKILSTYASLPLRFDTNQGQTNRQVNFLARGNGYSVFLTPTEAVLSLHQTLKSSTQSRQPAVTPQQTAKIQTSVLRLQLVNSNSTAKVKGIEQLPGLSNYLIGKESQNWHRDIASYAKVQYQAVYPGIDLLYYGDQGQLEYDFVVAPGGNSENIRLRVAGASGLKIDQQGNLLLHTQQGVIRQHRPIIYQTINGKKQFIAGGYVLLGKQEVGFKIAAYDQKQPLVIDPVVSYSTYLGGSSTDYGGYAVALDEAGNVYVTGRTYSTDFPTNSAFDVFKPHTRDFQS, encoded by the coding sequence ATGATATTACTTAAGCAGCGATTTACACAACTTCATAAGCAACGTACCAGACTTCACCAAGGTACAATAATTCTGCCTAAACAGCTAAGAGCATTACTCAAACCAAGTATCTTCAGCTCAGTAGCTGTGGTTTTTAGCTTGGTAGCTCCAGTTTTTACTATCCCCTTAAACTCTAATGCTTCAACGAGCAAAGCACCCATTCAAAATCAACTAAATGCAGCCGATAAAGCGAAAATACTCTCGACTTATGCCAGCCTTCCTCTGCGTTTTGATACTAATCAGGGACAGACAAATAGGCAAGTCAACTTTTTGGCGCGGGGTAATGGCTACAGTGTGTTTTTGACTCCCACCGAGGCCGTGTTAAGTTTGCATCAAACTCTCAAGTCATCAACACAAAGCCGTCAGCCAGCAGTAACACCACAACAGACTGCTAAAATTCAAACTAGTGTTCTGCGCTTACAGCTAGTCAATTCTAATTCCACTGCAAAAGTCAAAGGTATTGAACAGTTGCCAGGCTTGAGCAACTATTTAATCGGTAAAGAATCTCAAAATTGGCATAGAGACATTGCCAGCTATGCCAAAGTGCAGTACCAAGCTGTTTACCCTGGAATTGACTTATTGTATTATGGCGACCAAGGGCAGTTGGAATATGATTTTGTAGTTGCCCCTGGTGGCAATTCAGAAAACATCCGGTTACGAGTTGCGGGTGCTTCTGGGTTAAAAATTGACCAACAAGGCAATTTGCTGTTGCATACACAACAGGGTGTGATTCGCCAGCACCGACCAATCATTTATCAGACAATAAATGGCAAGAAACAATTCATAGCTGGGGGTTATGTCCTACTAGGAAAGCAAGAAGTAGGCTTTAAAATAGCAGCCTACGATCAAAAGCAGCCGTTGGTAATCGATCCTGTAGTCAGTTATTCTACTTACCTGGGTGGCAGTAGCACTGACTACGGCGGTTATGCAGTTGCCTTAGATGAGGCTGGCAATGTCTATGTGACAGGGCGAACTTACTCAACTGATTTTCCAACTAACAGCGCTTTTGATGTCTTCAAGCCGCACACTCGTGACTTCCAGTCATGA
- a CDS encoding glycosyltransferase yields MKISIITPVYNAVNTLEKTIQSVIEQKLRSQLEYIIIDGGSTDGSIGIVERYLDKIDVFISEKDQGIYDAMNKGICRATGDVIGIINADDWYNDGALGIVEKTFIAEPDISIIYSPINHYINGVYISTFIPGKLDNLIFKFTLHHPSCFVKKSVYERLGLFNISYSMSGDYDFIFRAYTSGEKFHLVDTPLASYSLNGMTGQLKNKLTMIQESSWVASAFVKQSSTNLALKHRLFYLNWLLRELITFPIKYLDPFIIIKIKAVLRRRLGKLSTDQFGSW; encoded by the coding sequence ATGAAAATCTCAATTATTACACCAGTATATAATGCTGTAAATACTTTAGAAAAAACTATACAAAGTGTGATTGAGCAGAAATTGCGATCGCAATTAGAGTACATCATCATTGACGGTGGTTCAACTGATGGCAGTATAGGAATAGTTGAAAGATACTTAGACAAAATTGATGTTTTCATTTCTGAAAAAGATCAAGGTATTTATGATGCGATGAATAAGGGTATATGCCGTGCTACGGGTGATGTTATAGGTATTATTAATGCCGATGATTGGTATAACGATGGAGCATTAGGAATTGTTGAAAAAACCTTTATAGCTGAACCCGATATTTCCATTATTTATTCTCCAATTAATCATTATATTAACGGTGTTTACATAAGTACATTTATCCCAGGGAAATTAGATAATTTAATTTTTAAATTTACTTTACATCATCCCAGTTGCTTTGTCAAAAAGTCAGTCTATGAAAGATTAGGATTATTTAACATAAGCTATTCTATGTCTGGCGATTATGACTTTATTTTTAGAGCTTATACATCTGGAGAGAAATTCCACTTAGTTGATACACCGCTTGCTTCTTACTCACTTAATGGAATGACTGGTCAATTGAAAAATAAACTAACTATGATTCAAGAAAGTAGTTGGGTAGCGTCTGCTTTTGTTAAGCAATCTTCCACAAATTTAGCGTTAAAACATCGTTTATTTTATCTTAACTGGCTGTTGCGAGAATTAATTACTTTCCCAATTAAATATTTAGATCCCTTTATAATTATCAAAATCAAAGCTGTTTTGCGGCGTCGGCTGGGAAAGCTGTCTACTGACCAATTTGGAAGTTGGTAA
- a CDS encoding carbohydrate kinase, translating to MSNPRVLCLGEILFDCLADQLGLKLEEVKSWTPYPGGAPANVACALVKLGTTAGFIGSVGEDEAGNELVKLLQEVGVDTTGVQRHPTAPTRQVYVTRDLAGDRTFAGFGQYDTTEFADTRLHAKQLPNLLFQEADFLVLGTLELAYPESEQAIYRALDLAEQYDLKIVLDVNWRPVFWQDANIARQKIQETFKRVDFLKLAKEEALWLFDTTDPGAITYRLDSVEGVLITDGENGCAYCLGENEGTLPSFSVDVVDTTGAGDSFLAGFIHQLSQHGIQKLRDAEIAKQIVTYASAVGALTTIKAGAIASQPTAAEVEAFLATHQL from the coding sequence ATGAGCAATCCGCGTGTTTTGTGCCTTGGTGAAATTTTGTTCGATTGTTTAGCCGATCAATTAGGGCTAAAGCTCGAAGAAGTGAAGTCTTGGACTCCCTATCCAGGGGGGGCACCAGCAAACGTTGCCTGTGCTTTGGTGAAGTTGGGAACGACCGCAGGATTTATTGGATCTGTTGGTGAAGATGAAGCTGGAAATGAACTGGTGAAGCTATTACAGGAAGTCGGTGTAGATACAACTGGAGTGCAACGCCATCCCACAGCACCAACGCGGCAAGTTTATGTGACACGGGATCTAGCAGGCGATCGCACTTTTGCAGGATTTGGTCAGTATGATACCACTGAATTTGCCGATACGCGTCTACATGCCAAACAATTACCGAATTTGCTGTTTCAAGAGGCAGATTTTCTGGTTTTGGGTACTTTGGAATTAGCCTATCCTGAAAGTGAACAGGCAATTTACCGCGCCCTAGATTTAGCAGAACAATACGACCTGAAAATTGTACTAGATGTGAACTGGCGGCCTGTATTTTGGCAAGACGCAAATATCGCTCGACAAAAAATTCAAGAAACATTTAAGCGAGTTGATTTTCTCAAACTTGCCAAGGAGGAAGCTCTATGGCTATTTGATACCACAGATCCAGGAGCCATAACTTATCGTTTGGATTCGGTTGAAGGGGTGCTAATCACAGACGGTGAGAACGGTTGCGCTTATTGCTTGGGTGAGAACGAAGGCACATTACCGTCCTTTTCTGTCGATGTCGTTGATACCACTGGTGCGGGGGATAGCTTTTTGGCAGGTTTCATCCACCAGCTAAGTCAGCATGGTATCCAAAAATTGCGGGATGCAGAAATCGCAAAACAGATTGTGACTTATGCCAGTGCTGTGGGGGCGCTAACTACCATTAAAGCAGGAGCGATCGCTTCTCAACCTACCGCTGCTGAAGTCGAAGCTTTTCTAGCCACACATCAACTTTAG
- a CDS encoding gluconokinase yields the protein MIILVMGVSGSGKTTIGQLLAASLHWEFQDADSFHSPENIEKMRHGIPLNDLDRMPWLLALQQAIENWLQENKNVVLACSALKANYREFLLVDIDGIKLVYLKGSFELIQKRLQNRQSHFMTEKLLNSQFETLEEPDNAISVDISQPPESIVEAIKTALGI from the coding sequence TTGATTATTCTTGTTATGGGCGTGTCTGGTTCAGGGAAAACTACCATCGGACAACTGCTGGCGGCTTCATTACACTGGGAATTTCAGGACGCTGATTCATTCCACTCGCCAGAGAATATTGAGAAAATGCGTCACGGTATCCCCTTGAACGATTTAGATAGAATGCCGTGGCTGCTAGCTTTGCAACAGGCAATAGAAAATTGGTTGCAAGAAAATAAAAATGTCGTGCTGGCGTGTTCGGCATTGAAAGCTAACTACCGCGAGTTTTTGTTGGTGGATATCGATGGCATCAAACTAGTTTACCTGAAAGGCTCTTTTGAATTGATTCAAAAGCGGCTGCAAAACCGCCAAAGTCACTTTATGACCGAAAAACTGCTCAACAGCCAGTTTGAAACCCTTGAAGAGCCAGATAATGCTATCAGCGTAGATATTTCACAGCCACCAGAGTCTATTGTAGAAGCAATTAAAACAGCTTTGGGGATTTAG
- a CDS encoding DNA-binding protein, whose translation MKTLFLAWQDPNSRAWLPIGRLTFDGTKYQFVYTQGATKAQTQYKFQLSYSFPELNKVYTSVELFPLFSNRLMRRSRPDYKNYIKWLNVPEGKDDPIAILSRSGGRKETDHFEVFPCPEPDDNGLYHIHFFAHGLRHLPACANERINQLQTGELLYLANEFQNPYDSRALLLCTKDHYIVGYCPRYIVDDVFKLNNKNPELVKVEVERVNPVPTPLQLRLLCNMSAQWHEDFQPFSSWEYQPLVTDIPAEFVTS comes from the coding sequence ATGAAAACACTTTTTTTAGCTTGGCAAGATCCAAATAGCCGCGCTTGGCTTCCCATCGGTCGCTTAACATTTGACGGGACAAAATACCAATTTGTGTACACACAAGGTGCTACAAAAGCTCAAACTCAGTACAAGTTTCAGCTATCGTATTCTTTCCCTGAACTAAATAAGGTATACACATCGGTTGAACTGTTCCCTTTGTTCTCCAATCGATTAATGCGACGCTCTCGCCCTGACTACAAAAATTACATTAAATGGCTTAATGTCCCTGAAGGTAAAGATGACCCAATTGCCATTCTTTCTCGGAGTGGTGGACGTAAGGAAACAGATCATTTTGAAGTTTTCCCTTGCCCAGAGCCAGATGATAATGGTTTATACCACATTCATTTTTTTGCACATGGACTGCGACATCTTCCAGCCTGTGCAAATGAACGAATCAATCAATTGCAAACGGGGGAACTTTTATATTTAGCTAACGAATTTCAAAATCCTTATGACTCGCGTGCATTGCTTTTATGTACAAAGGATCACTACATCGTAGGTTATTGTCCCAGGTATATTGTGGATGACGTTTTCAAACTCAATAATAAAAATCCAGAACTTGTAAAAGTAGAAGTTGAGCGCGTCAACCCAGTACCAACGCCACTCCAGCTACGTTTGTTGTGCAATATGAGCGCACAATGGCATGAAGACTTTCAACCATTTTCTAGCTGGGAGTATCAGCCGTTGGTGACAGATATCCCAGCTGAGTTTGTAACTTCCTAA